One segment of Paenibacillus sp. FSL R7-0337 DNA contains the following:
- a CDS encoding DUF3889 domain-containing protein yields the protein MMKKIWTVALLTLALILSSPLNSISAAPDYAHWGTIAVKETQQKYNAEIIDYKHIGRTQIRPKLAEEKFKLLVRSKAGREFGVIVMVRFNPSTNKLQTIQFLETNA from the coding sequence ATGATGAAAAAAATATGGACAGTAGCCTTGCTGACGTTAGCCCTAATCCTGAGCAGCCCGTTAAACTCCATCTCCGCTGCACCTGACTATGCCCATTGGGGAACCATCGCCGTAAAGGAGACGCAGCAGAAATACAACGCCGAGATCATCGATTACAAGCACATCGGCCGGACCCAGATCAGGCCCAAGCTTGCGGAAGAGAAATTCAAGCTGCTGGTCCGAAGCAAGGCGGGCCGGGAATTCGGCGTAATCGTGATGGTCCGCTTCAACCCTTCAACAAACAAGCTTCAGACCATTCAATTTCTGGAGACCAATGCCTGA
- a CDS encoding transglutaminase domain-containing protein translates to MGKRQGSLMKTAVGLMLVFAALPPATYWGYEHAYAASDSAVVQTTQGMMQKLAGAMSNRRETITFTYQGKTTKLKSEIQTAINQAMGSDPYLYYIIDSYAFSYRGSTRAVHVTVQVEYRETLQQTAYVNKQVKAILQQIITPGMNNHQKVKAIHDWVVLNLEYDHSHRKYTAYEGLQTGSAVCQGYTLLTYKLLLGAGIPNRIVEGTARAADGVTQSHAWNLVLLNGAWYHLDTTWDDPDPSPEGGISTLYYMRTDAQMRLDHKWTKSYPAASTSYAQTLTKLVNQGGQGVEAYKTLQKDLNYWLYEENQVVSSAEQLKELAMQAAESGQQSLLFRYRGSDKLLRQDLQVLYGLGLNNLAFNSSPFENTGDLKVYVTWK, encoded by the coding sequence ATGGGGAAGAGACAGGGATCGCTGATGAAGACGGCGGTTGGACTGATGCTTGTGTTTGCAGCTCTACCGCCTGCGACGTACTGGGGATACGAGCATGCGTATGCTGCATCGGATTCGGCGGTGGTGCAGACCACACAAGGAATGATGCAGAAGCTGGCTGGTGCAATGAGTAACCGCAGAGAGACGATCACCTTCACTTATCAGGGCAAGACCACCAAGCTGAAGAGTGAGATTCAGACGGCAATTAATCAGGCGATGGGGAGCGACCCGTATCTGTATTATATTATTGACAGCTATGCCTTCTCCTACCGTGGAAGCACGCGTGCTGTTCATGTGACGGTTCAGGTGGAATACCGGGAGACGCTGCAGCAGACGGCATATGTGAATAAGCAGGTGAAGGCTATTCTGCAGCAGATCATAACACCGGGCATGAACAATCACCAGAAGGTAAAAGCGATCCACGACTGGGTCGTGCTGAATCTGGAATATGATCACTCGCACCGCAAATATACCGCTTATGAAGGACTTCAGACTGGAAGTGCGGTCTGCCAGGGCTATACACTGCTAACCTATAAGCTGCTGCTGGGGGCGGGGATTCCGAACAGAATTGTGGAAGGGACGGCCAGGGCCGCAGACGGTGTAACCCAGTCGCATGCCTGGAATCTGGTGCTCTTGAACGGGGCATGGTATCATCTCGATACCACCTGGGATGACCCCGACCCGAGTCCGGAGGGCGGAATCAGTACACTCTATTATATGAGGACCGATGCCCAGATGCGGCTTGACCACAAGTGGACCAAGTCCTATCCGGCGGCCTCCACCAGTTATGCCCAGACCTTGACTAAGCTGGTCAATCAGGGGGGCCAGGGGGTGGAGGCATACAAGACGCTGCAGAAGGATCTGAATTACTGGCTGTACGAGGAGAATCAGGTGGTTTCGTCGGCGGAACAGCTCAAGGAGCTTGCGATGCAGGCGGCAGAGTCCGGGCAGCAATCGCTGCTGTTCCGCTATCGCGGAAGCGACAAGTTGCTGAGGCAGGATCTGCAGGTGCTCTACGGGCTGGGACTGAACAACCTGGCCTTTAACAGCTCGCCGTTCGAGAATACAGGAGATCTTAAGGTATACGTGACCTGGAAATAA
- a CDS encoding glycoside hydrolase family 95 protein — METKQKKSAWKLRYSQPAAVWEEALPLGNGHMGAMVFGGTARELISLNEDTLWSGFPRDTNNYEALRYLERTRELIAAGHYGEAEDMVNAHMLGVNAQAYMPLGDLILTQPGAENCTAYERELDLDSGVAKVTYQTEQGNFTREVFISTPDQVGVVHLTSGQPGGIHLELALDSQLQHSVSPAEGNGLVMKGRCPSHIADNYHQDHPLAVLYEEGLGVAFELHLHVQVTGGSIGNSAGKLVISGAERVLLLLAAGTDYEEVRARASHRAAAPAQYSTAMLSPAELCASRLSAAAGKTYEELRRRHTGDHQAIFRRVDLDLGGHEAEERPTDVRLAAYQEGVEDPALEALLFQYGRYLLMGSSRAGTQAANLQGIWNPHVQPPWNSNYTTNINTQMNYWLAEVCNLSECHEPLLELTKELSETGARTAAIHYGARGWAAHHNVDLWKASTLSGGDASWAFWPMGGVWLCRHLWEHYEFNPDLEYLGETAYPLMKGAALFCLDWLVEGPEGRLVTSPSTSPENRFVTEDGRACSISMGSAMDMSLIAELMQHCLEAARILSVDAKFQEELEQTLARLSPLKISKSGRVQEWLYDFAEAEPGHRHVSHLYSLYPGNRINRRDTPELLEASRLTLEQRVASGGGHTGWSCAWLINLYARLADGDAAYGYVRTLLTRSIYTNLFDAHPPFQIDGNFGAAAGIAEMLLQSHLGELALLPALPGAWKNGRISGLKARGGYEVDIEWQAGVLVSARITARFDGTLRLGYTQELMLQLADGQRQALNGTLEVMAGGVYWVGV; from the coding sequence ATGGAAACTAAACAAAAGAAATCCGCGTGGAAGCTTAGATACAGCCAGCCCGCAGCCGTCTGGGAAGAGGCGCTGCCGCTGGGGAACGGGCACATGGGGGCTATGGTATTCGGCGGTACCGCCAGAGAGCTGATCTCGCTGAATGAGGATACCTTATGGTCCGGGTTCCCCCGGGATACCAATAATTATGAAGCGCTCAGGTATCTGGAGAGAACCCGGGAGCTAATCGCTGCAGGCCACTATGGCGAGGCCGAGGATATGGTGAATGCCCATATGCTGGGGGTCAACGCCCAGGCCTACATGCCGCTCGGGGACCTGATTCTTACGCAGCCGGGCGCAGAGAACTGTACGGCTTATGAAAGAGAGCTGGATTTGGATAGCGGAGTTGCCAAAGTGACCTACCAGACGGAGCAGGGCAACTTCACCCGTGAGGTGTTCATCAGCACACCGGACCAGGTCGGTGTCGTGCATCTGACAAGCGGTCAGCCGGGAGGAATTCACCTGGAGCTTGCACTGGACAGCCAATTACAGCATAGCGTTAGTCCAGCGGAGGGGAACGGGCTGGTAATGAAGGGGCGCTGCCCCTCGCATATTGCTGACAATTACCACCAGGATCATCCGCTTGCGGTGCTCTATGAGGAGGGGCTTGGAGTTGCGTTCGAGCTGCACCTGCATGTACAGGTCACCGGGGGAAGTATCGGGAATTCCGCAGGCAAGCTGGTAATCAGTGGCGCGGAGCGTGTGCTGCTGCTGCTGGCTGCCGGGACAGATTATGAGGAGGTGCGGGCCAGAGCAAGCCATAGAGCCGCAGCGCCAGCTCAGTATTCCACAGCTATGCTAAGCCCGGCGGAGCTATGCGCCAGCAGATTAAGCGCTGCGGCGGGTAAGACTTATGAGGAGCTGCGGAGAAGGCATACCGGGGATCATCAGGCGATCTTCCGCCGGGTGGATCTGGATCTCGGCGGTCACGAGGCGGAGGAGCGGCCAACCGATGTACGTCTGGCTGCCTATCAGGAGGGGGTAGAAGACCCGGCACTGGAGGCCCTGCTGTTCCAATATGGCCGCTATCTGCTGATGGGCAGCTCACGGGCCGGAACACAGGCGGCGAATCTGCAGGGGATCTGGAATCCCCATGTTCAGCCGCCATGGAACAGCAATTACACGACCAATATTAATACGCAGATGAACTATTGGCTGGCGGAGGTCTGCAATCTCAGCGAATGCCATGAACCGCTCCTTGAGCTGACTAAGGAGCTTAGTGAGACCGGAGCCAGAACGGCTGCCATCCATTATGGAGCGCGCGGCTGGGCAGCCCATCATAATGTGGATCTGTGGAAGGCTTCCACACTGTCTGGCGGAGATGCCAGCTGGGCCTTCTGGCCCATGGGCGGCGTGTGGCTATGCCGTCACCTGTGGGAGCATTACGAATTCAACCCGGATTTGGAGTATTTGGGCGAGACCGCTTATCCGCTAATGAAAGGAGCAGCCCTCTTCTGCCTGGATTGGCTGGTGGAAGGACCGGAGGGCCGGCTGGTTACCAGCCCGTCTACTTCGCCGGAGAACCGGTTTGTCACGGAGGACGGCAGGGCTTGCAGTATATCTATGGGCTCGGCCATGGATATGAGCCTCATCGCTGAGTTAATGCAGCACTGCCTGGAGGCTGCGCGTATTCTCAGCGTGGACGCTAAGTTTCAGGAGGAGCTGGAGCAGACGCTTGCCCGTCTGTCTCCGCTGAAGATCAGCAAGAGCGGACGGGTGCAGGAATGGCTCTATGACTTCGCCGAAGCAGAGCCGGGGCACCGCCATGTCTCCCACCTGTACAGCCTGTATCCGGGCAACCGGATTAACAGGCGGGACACGCCGGAGCTGCTGGAAGCCAGCCGTTTAACGCTGGAGCAGCGGGTTGCTTCCGGCGGGGGACATACCGGCTGGAGCTGTGCTTGGCTGATCAATCTCTATGCCCGGCTCGCAGACGGCGATGCGGCTTACGGCTATGTGCGCACGCTGCTAACCCGCTCCATCTACACCAACCTGTTCGATGCGCATCCGCCGTTTCAGATTGACGGTAATTTCGGTGCGGCCGCCGGAATTGCAGAAATGCTGCTGCAGAGTCATCTCGGGGAGCTTGCGCTGCTTCCCGCGCTGCCGGGAGCCTGGAAGAACGGCCGTATCAGCGGCCTGAAGGCACGCGGGGGGTATGAGGTGGACATCGAATGGCAGGCTGGGGTTCTGGTATCCGCGCGGATTACAGCCCGGTTCGATGGAACGTTGCGCCTCGGCTATACGCAAGAGCTGATGCTACAGCTTGCAGACGGCCAACGACAGGCGCTGAACGGTACGCTTGAGGTTATGGCTGGCGGGGTGTATTGGGTGGGGGTGTGA
- a CDS encoding ABC transporter substrate-binding protein, which yields MNRKSTKTIFTLLLMSSMLIAGCGGNGNNAANNTTPNNTGTTPDATAAADDTALDTSPATFTFFGADASPNWNKMQDDVGKAITEKTGVTLEAEFDVGSGGGDQKIAMMAASGDVPDIIFAKGSLSTLVDAGLILDMTDLIDKYGPNLKKVYGENMNRLKYSLDDQSIYQIPTNMGVGQKSFDATGGFEIQHRVLKELGYPKVRTVADFEKVLKDYVALHPETDGQPTIPLTLNADDWKIMITVTNPAFTTTGAPDDGEYYVDPETFEAKLHYKRAEEKEYFRWLNGMYNQGLLDKDTFVQKDDQYKAKVASGRVLGLISQEWEYSDGENALKAAGKDEYTYGHFPVTLTEEYKDHSFMQTGIDGYGIAITTAAKDPERIIKWLDWMSSDEGQVLRTWGIKDKHYTVDANGKREVLPEIRDGLANDTANTQKTTGIGQYLIFGARYGDGVKDSTDNYYTTSFPEQIVASYSEAEKESLAGYKATTWKDLFPKEDEFPVKETGALYNLPVPTDGKYQVIFKKTQDIVRKRIPEAILSKPADFDKVYDAFLAELDKAGAQDMEKEFTELVKKRVSLWTGKNL from the coding sequence ATGAACCGCAAGAGTACCAAGACCATCTTCACACTCCTGCTGATGAGCTCGATGCTGATCGCTGGTTGTGGAGGCAACGGCAATAATGCAGCCAACAATACGACTCCTAACAACACAGGAACTACACCTGATGCTACTGCCGCAGCAGATGATACGGCTCTAGATACCTCGCCAGCTACATTCACCTTCTTCGGTGCCGATGCCAGTCCGAACTGGAACAAGATGCAGGATGATGTTGGTAAAGCCATTACAGAAAAGACAGGCGTCACCCTTGAAGCTGAATTCGATGTAGGCAGCGGCGGCGGCGACCAGAAGATTGCGATGATGGCAGCCAGCGGAGACGTTCCTGATATTATTTTCGCTAAAGGTAGTCTGAGTACCCTGGTGGATGCCGGCCTGATCCTTGATATGACGGACCTCATTGATAAATATGGCCCTAACCTCAAGAAGGTCTACGGCGAGAACATGAACCGTCTGAAGTACAGCCTGGACGATCAGAGTATTTATCAGATTCCTACGAATATGGGTGTCGGCCAGAAGTCCTTCGATGCCACAGGCGGATTTGAAATCCAGCATCGTGTGCTTAAAGAGCTAGGCTATCCGAAGGTACGGACTGTAGCTGATTTTGAAAAGGTGCTGAAGGATTATGTCGCTCTGCATCCGGAAACCGATGGACAGCCTACGATTCCGCTGACGCTGAATGCCGATGACTGGAAGATTATGATCACCGTGACCAACCCGGCCTTCACTACAACCGGCGCACCGGATGACGGTGAATATTATGTGGACCCTGAGACCTTCGAAGCGAAGCTTCACTACAAACGCGCCGAAGAAAAGGAATACTTCCGCTGGCTGAACGGCATGTACAATCAAGGCCTGCTCGATAAGGATACCTTCGTACAAAAGGATGACCAGTACAAAGCGAAAGTAGCCAGCGGCCGTGTACTCGGTCTGATCTCCCAGGAATGGGAATACTCTGATGGTGAGAATGCCCTGAAGGCTGCCGGCAAAGACGAGTATACCTATGGACACTTCCCTGTAACCCTGACCGAAGAGTATAAGGATCATTCCTTCATGCAGACCGGTATCGACGGTTACGGTATCGCAATTACTACAGCAGCCAAAGATCCTGAGCGGATCATCAAATGGCTGGACTGGATGTCCTCCGATGAAGGCCAGGTCCTGAGAACCTGGGGGATTAAAGACAAGCACTATACTGTGGATGCAAACGGCAAACGTGAGGTTCTGCCTGAGATCCGTGACGGCTTAGCCAATGATACAGCGAACACTCAAAAAACAACCGGGATCGGCCAGTACCTGATCTTCGGTGCACGGTATGGCGACGGCGTGAAGGATTCAACAGACAACTATTACACCACAAGCTTCCCTGAGCAGATTGTTGCTTCGTACTCAGAAGCTGAGAAGGAATCCCTTGCCGGATATAAAGCGACTACCTGGAAGGACCTGTTCCCGAAAGAGGATGAATTCCCTGTAAAAGAAACAGGTGCCCTGTACAACCTGCCGGTTCCGACAGACGGTAAATATCAAGTCATTTTCAAAAAGACCCAGGACATCGTACGTAAACGTATCCCGGAAGCGATTCTGTCCAAACCGGCTGATTTCGATAAAGTCTATGATGCCTTCCTGGCTGAGCTGGACAAAGCCGGCGCTCAGGATATGGAAAAAGAATTCACTGAGCTGGTGAAGAAGAGAGTATCCCTGTGGACAGGCAAAAATCTGTAA
- a CDS encoding carbohydrate ABC transporter permease, with protein MGGKAFQMSKGERIFDVFLYITLGLVMIVTLYPFLNVLAISFNESTDTVRGGIYIFPRVWTLENYQRIFSYTGLIQGFKISILRTVSGTLLGLVSSSMLAFTLSRPEFRARRFISVFLALTMYFSGGMVPMYILMKDLHLIGTFWIYILPGAVAAFNVFIIRSFMDGLPFALQESAKLDGANDFMIFYKIILPLCKPVLATVALFLAVGQWNEWFTTYLYNGNKPHLTTLQYELMKVLSSTNQGSGMANANDMARQMAQISPESIKMAITIVVTVPILVVYPFLQKYFVGGMTLGAVKA; from the coding sequence ATGGGCGGCAAAGCTTTTCAAATGTCTAAAGGTGAACGCATATTCGACGTGTTTCTCTACATCACTCTGGGATTAGTCATGATTGTGACCTTATATCCCTTTCTGAACGTGCTGGCGATTTCCTTCAATGAATCTACAGATACGGTCCGGGGCGGCATCTATATCTTCCCGCGGGTCTGGACTCTGGAGAATTACCAGCGGATCTTCAGCTATACCGGCCTGATTCAAGGCTTCAAAATATCGATTCTGCGTACCGTTTCAGGTACACTGCTGGGTCTGGTGAGTTCCTCTATGCTGGCGTTTACGCTCAGCCGTCCGGAATTCAGAGCGAGAAGATTCATCTCGGTTTTTCTGGCCTTGACCATGTATTTCTCTGGCGGTATGGTGCCGATGTACATTCTGATGAAGGATTTGCATCTGATCGGGACGTTCTGGATCTACATTTTGCCGGGTGCGGTTGCCGCATTTAATGTGTTCATTATCCGCTCCTTTATGGACGGACTGCCCTTTGCCCTGCAGGAATCGGCTAAGCTGGACGGGGCGAATGACTTTATGATTTTCTACAAAATCATCCTTCCGCTCTGCAAGCCGGTACTCGCAACTGTCGCGCTGTTCCTGGCTGTAGGACAATGGAATGAGTGGTTCACCACCTATCTCTACAACGGCAACAAGCCGCATCTGACTACGCTGCAGTACGAGCTGATGAAGGTCCTGTCTTCGACCAATCAGGGCAGCGGCATGGCAAATGCGAATGATATGGCCAGACAGATGGCGCAGATTTCACCGGAGTCGATCAAGATGGCGATTACCATTGTCGTAACCGTGCCGATTCTCGTGGTCTATCCGTTCCTGCAAAAGTATTTTGTCGGCGGGATGACGTTGGGTGCAGTTAAGGCATAG
- a CDS encoding ABC transporter permease subunit, which yields MKALTESGVTANESVTPRPPAKRNSGFWKSVLQQKYLYLMSLPFVIWVFIFSYVPIWGWLMAFQNYKPVRSFSEQKWVGLDNFRELFQDERFYLVLRNTLAMSMLGLIFGFVVPILFAVLLNELRGSVFKRTVQTISYLPHFVSWVVVGGIVYKTLAIDGGIVNDLLLWMNVIDEPIQFMAKGKYFWGVLTAADIWKETGWNAIIYLAAITGIDKELYEAAKVDGAGRIKQMFNITLPGIRTTITVLLIMSIGHLVGIGFEKQFQLQNNLVTDYSEVLDLYALKYGIQIGRFSYGTAISMFTSVVSVILLFTANGVMKKLTKESIM from the coding sequence GTGAAAGCGCTCACTGAAAGCGGTGTTACAGCAAATGAAAGCGTAACCCCCCGCCCACCTGCGAAACGGAATAGTGGATTTTGGAAAAGCGTACTCCAGCAAAAGTACTTATACCTGATGTCCCTTCCATTCGTAATCTGGGTATTTATATTCAGCTATGTGCCTATATGGGGATGGCTAATGGCCTTCCAGAATTATAAGCCGGTCAGGTCGTTCAGCGAACAGAAATGGGTTGGACTGGATAACTTCAGGGAGCTGTTCCAGGATGAACGCTTCTACCTTGTATTAAGAAATACACTGGCGATGAGTATGCTGGGGCTGATCTTCGGCTTCGTGGTTCCGATTCTGTTTGCGGTCTTGCTCAATGAGCTGCGCGGAAGCGTCTTCAAAAGAACGGTCCAGACGATATCTTACCTGCCCCACTTTGTATCCTGGGTGGTTGTAGGCGGAATTGTCTACAAGACGCTTGCGATTGACGGGGGGATCGTGAATGATTTGCTGCTCTGGATGAATGTGATTGATGAGCCGATCCAGTTCATGGCTAAAGGTAAATACTTCTGGGGAGTCTTAACCGCAGCGGATATTTGGAAAGAAACAGGCTGGAATGCAATTATCTATCTGGCAGCGATTACAGGCATTGATAAAGAGCTGTATGAAGCGGCGAAGGTGGATGGGGCAGGCAGAATCAAACAGATGTTCAATATTACATTGCCGGGGATTCGTACGACGATTACGGTACTCCTGATCATGTCGATTGGTCATCTGGTCGGAATCGGCTTTGAGAAGCAGTTCCAATTGCAGAACAATCTTGTTACCGATTATTCGGAAGTGTTGGATTTGTATGCGCTTAAATACGGGATACAGATTGGACGGTTCTCCTATGGTACAGCGATAAGCATGTTCACCTCGGTAGTCAGTGTCATTCTGCTGTTCACGGCTAACGGAGTGATGAAGAAATTAACGAAAGAAAGCATTATGTAA
- a CDS encoding histidine kinase — protein sequence MKLKYKLIFFYIIVVMIPVLIAGIILTNYFREGALNRAIDQATNNVEKIKSQLYSKLRVPTDISNLLYFDEDLERLVNTHYPSILELTKAYLNYTDLKEYVLRYREISNIRFFIDNPTLVDDMSIAPVTPEIRTRNWYTQAMQNNQIYWMYIHDKDPYINSPKGTINKLSLVRQVPYPEYSKSGILMVQVNQNELNQMLHQEPFETIIIDEQGYIVSAKNPQLVGSTVDAFDIGIDVQAQSKGVFTTQVKDKDSYVIIDEMIPELSVSRLKIISVFETKSILSDANKVSQLGLFIVIGVLLVALVLVYTISLLTSNRLLRLSRQLNQVALGNLNVVSHIDGTDEIGQLSRQFNYMVASINQLITQVIESNEKNSTLEIAQREIKLKMMASQIHPHFLFNALESIRMNAHLRGEKEIANIVRLLGKLMRKNLEVGRERAPIKEEIEMIRSYLEIQKFRYEDRLEYEITFDPAAAEVMIPPLIIQPLVENSVVHGLENKEGTVHVSIAITLTENQEIQVIVMDDGIGMKEGRLSEIMEVITKVEEEEQGRIGLRNVQQRLTLYYGAEHGLNISSREGEGTRITFSIPRDSDLKA from the coding sequence ATGAAGCTGAAATACAAGCTGATCTTCTTTTATATCATAGTGGTGATGATTCCCGTGCTGATTGCCGGGATTATTCTGACGAATTATTTTCGGGAGGGAGCCTTGAACAGAGCGATAGATCAGGCCACCAACAACGTGGAAAAGATCAAAAGCCAGTTGTACAGCAAGCTGCGTGTCCCTACAGATATTTCGAATCTGCTCTATTTCGATGAGGATCTGGAGCGGCTGGTTAATACGCATTATCCGAGTATCCTGGAGCTGACCAAGGCTTACCTGAATTATACCGACCTCAAGGAATATGTGCTGCGGTACCGGGAAATCTCCAATATCCGCTTTTTTATCGATAATCCCACACTGGTGGACGATATGTCCATCGCGCCGGTAACGCCGGAGATCCGTACGAGAAACTGGTATACACAGGCTATGCAGAACAATCAGATCTACTGGATGTATATCCACGATAAGGACCCTTATATCAACAGCCCCAAAGGAACCATCAACAAGCTGAGCCTGGTCCGCCAGGTGCCCTACCCAGAATATAGCAAGTCAGGAATTCTGATGGTGCAGGTGAATCAGAATGAGCTGAACCAGATGCTGCACCAGGAGCCGTTCGAGACCATCATTATCGATGAGCAGGGCTATATTGTATCTGCCAAAAACCCGCAGCTGGTGGGCAGCACGGTGGATGCTTTTGACATAGGGATTGATGTGCAGGCGCAGTCCAAGGGCGTGTTCACGACCCAGGTGAAGGACAAGGATTCCTACGTCATCATCGATGAGATGATCCCTGAGCTGAGTGTCAGCAGGCTGAAGATTATCTCGGTATTTGAGACCAAAAGTATTCTGAGCGATGCCAATAAGGTGAGTCAGCTGGGCCTGTTTATCGTAATCGGGGTGCTGCTGGTTGCGCTTGTACTGGTCTATACGATCTCGCTGCTGACGAGCAATCGGCTGCTGCGGCTGAGCCGCCAGCTCAATCAAGTGGCCCTCGGTAACCTGAATGTCGTCTCTCACATTGACGGAACAGATGAGATCGGCCAGCTGTCGCGCCAGTTCAACTACATGGTAGCCAGCATCAACCAGCTGATTACCCAGGTGATAGAGAGCAATGAGAAGAACAGTACGCTGGAGATCGCGCAGCGGGAGATTAAGCTGAAGATGATGGCCAGTCAGATCCATCCGCATTTTCTGTTCAACGCCCTGGAGTCCATCCGTATGAATGCCCATCTGAGGGGAGAGAAGGAGATCGCCAATATTGTCCGGCTGCTGGGCAAGCTGATGCGCAAGAATCTGGAAGTCGGCCGGGAGAGAGCGCCTATCAAGGAAGAGATTGAGATGATCCGCTCCTATCTGGAGATTCAGAAGTTCCGGTACGAGGACAGGCTGGAATATGAGATTACCTTCGATCCCGCCGCCGCTGAGGTGATGATACCGCCGCTGATTATCCAGCCGCTGGTGGAGAATTCGGTCGTTCACGGTCTGGAGAATAAGGAAGGCACGGTGCATGTCAGCATCGCTATTACCCTCACGGAGAATCAGGAGATTCAGGTGATTGTAATGGATGACGGGATCGGGATGAAGGAAGGACGGCTGTCCGAGATTATGGAGGTCATCACCAAGGTGGAGGAAGAGGAGCAGGGCCGGATCGGGCTGCGCAATGTGCAGCAGAGACTGACTCTGTATTACGGAGCGGAGCACGGGCTGAATATCTCAAGCCGGGAAGGAGAGGGGACACGGATTACATTTTCAATCCCTAGGGACAGTGATTTGAAGGCTTAA
- a CDS encoding response regulator transcription factor: MIKVLIVDDEPKLREGMRTLIPWEEEGYTVVATAANGYEALDKFRELKPGLVMADIRMPGMTGLELIAELRKENPGCHVLILSGYADFEYAKQAISYHIDGYLLKPVDEEELISYLQELREKISQEERINEWQALEPARTTEVLVRELLQSKEAGEAAAELGLKDSSCEVVLLELKGLNKGEDAREDAVKRLMERHWQEAEGGFFFTLPPYMGILLKEPLRDERARAALWQELHHLISKEGLEFVAAAGGAAARPEEAGESFGAARARLDDAFFGQKNTLLCEMPDLWEEPAQGAVELEEEPDPERDIEVQLLLAVEAGSSEVARELTLQIIRQLVHTQRDETYIKDQLLRIVSSTIARLEAASPELRPLIAGQASPMGEVYSSRYLHDAERLVAGYMEQLSRLTGSGGGRGDEIKRITDLIQRRYKENLKLGTLAEIFNYNSAYLGKMFKNQVGEHFNTYLDKVRIDKAKQLLSQGMKVYEVAEQVGYMNSDYFNAKFRKYVGVSPSAYRKEN, from the coding sequence TTGATCAAAGTACTGATTGTGGATGATGAGCCCAAGCTGAGGGAAGGGATGCGCACCTTGATTCCCTGGGAGGAAGAGGGGTATACCGTGGTGGCGACAGCGGCTAACGGTTATGAAGCGCTGGACAAATTCCGTGAGTTGAAACCTGGACTTGTGATGGCGGATATCCGTATGCCGGGAATGACCGGGCTGGAATTGATCGCTGAGCTGCGCAAGGAGAATCCGGGCTGCCATGTGCTGATTCTGAGCGGCTATGCCGATTTTGAATATGCGAAGCAGGCCATCTCCTATCATATTGACGGATATTTGCTTAAGCCGGTGGATGAGGAGGAACTGATCAGCTATCTGCAGGAGCTGCGGGAGAAGATCAGCCAGGAAGAACGGATCAACGAATGGCAGGCGCTGGAGCCGGCAAGAACCACCGAGGTGCTGGTGCGGGAGCTGCTGCAGTCGAAGGAAGCCGGAGAGGCGGCGGCTGAGCTGGGTCTTAAGGACAGCAGCTGCGAAGTGGTGCTGCTGGAATTGAAAGGGCTTAACAAGGGCGAGGATGCCCGCGAAGATGCAGTGAAGCGGCTGATGGAGCGGCATTGGCAGGAGGCGGAGGGCGGCTTCTTCTTCACCCTTCCCCCGTATATGGGAATTCTGCTGAAGGAGCCGCTCCGGGATGAACGCGCCCGGGCGGCCCTCTGGCAGGAGCTGCACCACCTGATCTCGAAGGAGGGGCTGGAGTTCGTGGCCGCAGCGGGCGGAGCAGCTGCCCGGCCGGAGGAGGCCGGAGAGTCCTTCGGGGCCGCACGCGCCCGGCTGGACGATGCCTTCTTCGGGCAGAAGAATACCCTCCTCTGCGAAATGCCGGACCTGTGGGAGGAGCCTGCACAAGGCGCGGTGGAACTGGAGGAGGAGCCGGACCCCGAGCGTGATATTGAGGTGCAGCTGTTACTGGCAGTGGAGGCTGGAAGCAGCGAGGTGGCCAGGGAGCTTACGCTGCAGATTATCCGCCAGCTTGTGCATACCCAGCGGGATGAGACCTATATCAAGGATCAGCTGCTGCGGATTGTCAGCAGTACAATTGCCCGGCTGGAGGCGGCGAGTCCCGAGCTGCGCCCGCTGATTGCCGGACAAGCCTCGCCGATGGGTGAGGTCTACAGCAGCAGGTATCTGCATGATGCAGAGCGGCTGGTGGCGGGCTACATGGAGCAGCTCTCCCGGCTGACGGGCAGCGGAGGCGGACGCGGCGATGAGATTAAGCGGATCACCGATTTGATCCAGCGGCGGTATAAGGAGAATTTGAAGCTGGGCACCCTTGCGGAGATTTTTAACTACAATAGTGCCTATTTGGGTAAAATGTTCAAGAACCAGGTGGGCGAGCACTTCAATACGTATCTGGATAAGGTGCGGATCGATAAGGCCAAGCAGCTGCTGTCTCAGGGCATGAAGGTCTATGAGGTAGCCGAGCAGGTTGGATACATGAACTCCGATTACTTCAACGCCAAATTCCGCAAATATGTCGGCGTCTCCCCAAGCGCGTACCGCAAGGAGAACTAG